In Flavobacterium sp. N1736, the following are encoded in one genomic region:
- a CDS encoding DUF4832 domain-containing protein, whose protein sequence is MKNIVMIFCLFLNLASGCQSDGGGENKEEANGLEKVTYTASNEVFTNPERGFMHSWQVNSEGAAMTAASLANLKKENVSLILRLYYLEKFKTTALSQTQLDLIKTDFTRLRESGLKCVLRFAYTDAQDGTDASVAVISGHLDQLKPILEENKDVIAFVQAGFVGAWGEWYYTTNQLTTPANKKLILDKLLETFPKEVKIQVRTPKIKQDFVATTTAMDATVGYGTTNTARLGFHNDCFMASVDDYGTYINVTADKTYISNEALFVPTGGETCPPTDVPVASCSIAEKEMTMLKWTYLNLDYYGPVLQEWRNNNCFTDFERKLGYRLALATSSVKKEAALNGSLEFNAVINNGGFAPVYNPKNAYLIFRSTANGTIYKKKLSFDVRKVVPRVAFDLKETVSLADIPAGTYELLLKIEDSSTKLIDRPDYCIRFANTGLWETTTGFNKLSQTVIIK, encoded by the coding sequence ATGAAAAATATAGTAATGATATTTTGCCTTTTTCTAAATCTTGCTTCCGGTTGTCAAAGCGATGGAGGCGGTGAAAATAAAGAGGAAGCAAACGGACTTGAAAAAGTTACTTACACAGCTTCCAATGAAGTTTTTACCAATCCCGAGCGTGGTTTTATGCACAGCTGGCAGGTAAATTCTGAAGGCGCTGCAATGACTGCCGCATCTTTAGCCAATTTAAAGAAAGAAAATGTAAGCCTAATTTTGCGTCTGTATTATTTGGAAAAATTTAAAACGACGGCTTTAAGCCAAACGCAATTAGATTTGATTAAAACCGATTTTACGCGTCTAAGAGAATCGGGCTTAAAATGTGTTTTGCGTTTTGCGTATACCGACGCTCAGGATGGTACAGATGCTTCTGTTGCGGTTATTTCAGGACATTTAGATCAGTTAAAACCAATATTGGAAGAAAATAAAGATGTTATTGCTTTTGTTCAGGCTGGTTTTGTTGGCGCTTGGGGAGAATGGTATTACACAACAAATCAACTTACTACGCCAGCGAATAAAAAATTGATTTTAGATAAACTTTTAGAAACTTTTCCAAAAGAAGTTAAAATTCAGGTAAGAACACCAAAAATCAAACAAGATTTTGTTGCGACTACAACCGCTATGGATGCCACAGTTGGTTACGGAACCACCAATACAGCCCGTTTGGGTTTTCATAACGATTGTTTTATGGCAAGTGTTGACGATTATGGAACGTATATAAATGTAACTGCCGATAAAACATATATAAGCAATGAAGCCCTTTTTGTCCCAACAGGAGGAGAAACATGTCCGCCAACAGATGTTCCGGTTGCAAGCTGCAGTATTGCCGAAAAAGAAATGACGATGCTAAAATGGACGTATTTAAATCTTGATTATTACGGTCCGGTTTTGCAGGAATGGAGAAACAATAATTGTTTTACAGATTTTGAAAGAAAGTTGGGTTACAGACTTGCGCTGGCAACTTCGAGCGTTAAAAAAGAAGCGGCATTAAACGGATCTTTAGAATTTAATGCAGTCATTAATAACGGTGGTTTTGCTCCGGTTTACAATCCTAAAAATGCTTATTTAATTTTTAGATCGACTGCAAATGGAACTATTTACAAGAAAAAATTAAGTTTTGATGTTAGAAAAGTGGTACCAAGAGTTGCTTTTGATTTAAAAGAAACGGTGAGTTTAGCAGATATTCCTGCAGGTACTTACGAATTGCTTTTAAAAATTGAAGACAGTTCAACTAAACTAATTGACAGACCGGATTATTGTATTCGTTTTGCTAATACAGGTTTATGGGAAACGACTACAGGATTCAATAAATTATCACAAACGGTTATCATTAAATAG
- a CDS encoding RagB/SusD family nutrient uptake outer membrane protein, with translation MKNLKNYTIVLLLLVFSGCNEDLESVNYDEINPSIFPSSEADIQAIVASAYYPLRGSYGNGIHSTSENGLMFMLDATTEILQGPYGVQQEASYHSYKATSTAFTRFYDVFYNKISGMTLSIDRIEKSKVNEFVKKQAIAEIKCARGLLAYELFDMYGPLVVAPLDVLQNPLKEEPLARLSNAAMVSFIENDLKDAAADLKSPAETPYGRFSNGMARMVLIRLYLHEKRWAEVEEQANAIIGMNYYALEDNYVGLWDVKAPVSSKEVIWAVPADYAGTSENQWQLMVLPANYPGRGGYGTIQSSWTFYDSFEATDIRKDALIAEFTGTDGVTYNRANPANYMQLGPIPLKIDPDAARTTALTTVDIIVYRYPDVLLSKAEALVNKTGTPTQEAIDLVNVVRKRAKISKIELADYNTLASFNDMILLERSHEYWCENGQYRSDLIRHGKFTEHAIALNGSASQSAPYKALFPFSLERISEGKGKFIQNPEYN, from the coding sequence ATGAAAAATTTAAAAAATTATACAATAGTTTTACTATTACTCGTTTTCTCAGGATGTAATGAAGATTTAGAATCTGTTAATTACGACGAGATTAATCCAAGTATTTTTCCTAGCTCAGAGGCTGATATTCAGGCGATAGTCGCTTCGGCTTATTATCCGCTGAGAGGTTCTTACGGAAACGGAATTCATTCTACTTCAGAGAACGGATTAATGTTTATGCTTGACGCGACAACCGAAATCCTGCAAGGACCTTACGGCGTACAGCAAGAAGCATCATATCATAGTTACAAAGCAACATCTACAGCTTTTACACGCTTTTACGATGTGTTTTACAATAAGATTAGCGGTATGACTTTGAGTATTGACCGAATCGAAAAATCAAAAGTAAACGAGTTTGTGAAAAAGCAGGCTATTGCCGAAATTAAATGCGCACGCGGATTATTGGCTTATGAACTTTTTGATATGTACGGACCTCTTGTGGTTGCGCCGCTCGATGTACTTCAAAATCCATTGAAAGAAGAACCTTTGGCAAGACTTTCAAATGCTGCTATGGTAAGTTTTATCGAAAATGACCTTAAAGATGCTGCCGCAGATTTAAAATCTCCTGCCGAAACACCATACGGAAGATTTAGCAACGGTATGGCAAGAATGGTTTTAATACGTTTATATCTTCATGAAAAAAGATGGGCAGAGGTTGAAGAACAAGCCAACGCTATTATAGGTATGAATTATTATGCATTAGAAGATAATTATGTTGGTTTATGGGATGTAAAAGCGCCTGTAAGCAGTAAAGAAGTGATTTGGGCAGTTCCGGCAGATTATGCGGGAACAAGCGAAAACCAATGGCAATTAATGGTTTTGCCTGCTAATTATCCGGGACGCGGCGGTTACGGAACGATTCAGAGTTCCTGGACTTTTTATGATTCTTTTGAAGCAACTGATATTCGTAAAGATGCCTTAATTGCTGAATTTACAGGAACAGACGGCGTTACGTACAACAGGGCAAATCCTGCAAATTACATGCAATTAGGACCAATTCCGTTAAAAATTGATCCGGATGCAGCGAGAACAACTGCTTTAACAACCGTAGATATTATTGTATATCGTTATCCTGATGTATTATTATCAAAAGCAGAAGCCTTGGTAAATAAAACCGGAACGCCTACACAAGAAGCGATTGATTTGGTTAATGTAGTTAGAAAAAGAGCGAAAATAAGCAAAATTGAACTTGCAGATTATAATACGCTTGCCAGTTTTAATGATATGATTCTGTTAGAAAGATCACATGAATATTGGTGTGAAAACGGACAATACCGTTCTGATTTAATCCGTCACGGAAAATTTACGGAACACGCAATTGCCTTAAACGGATCTGCAAGTCAAAGCGCGCCATATAAAGCATTGTTTCCTTTTTCATTAGAAAGAATCAGTGAAGGTAAAGGGAAGTTTATCCAAAATCCGGAATATAATTAA
- a CDS encoding PKD domain-containing protein, translating into MKKIKLTKYVTMLMALLLLTACSSDSSSSDSATKPEADFSFTNDGSTFTFTNLSKNATKYRWDFGDLYYLSSEKDPVYTYKIGGEIRVSLTVTNDAGEESFITKTITAPRIIIIDIKVDGKFTDWDDVAVTDQNTSGNGSIQKIKIWAGGANVNVYLEGNKKMLMELVDMYINTDGNTQTGFLHSNWPDGSGAEFLFEGPMVTGGWGDFYKHTDPNGGWGWGQIVGSGANLKASAIVSLNDTTNAIEFSIPKSQLGTLGSSIGIAITEMTSGWAGVANFPEGPKFSTLQL; encoded by the coding sequence ATGAAAAAAATAAAACTAACCAAATACGTAACAATGCTAATGGCGTTGTTATTGCTAACGGCTTGTTCGAGCGATAGTTCGTCTTCGGATTCAGCAACAAAACCCGAAGCAGATTTTTCATTTACGAATGACGGAAGTACGTTTACGTTTACTAATCTTTCTAAAAATGCTACAAAATACAGATGGGATTTTGGCGATTTGTATTATTTATCGAGCGAAAAAGATCCGGTTTATACGTATAAAATTGGCGGTGAAATCAGAGTTTCATTAACCGTTACAAACGATGCAGGCGAAGAATCCTTTATTACAAAAACAATAACAGCTCCAAGAATTATAATTATAGATATCAAAGTCGACGGAAAGTTTACAGATTGGGATGATGTAGCGGTTACAGATCAAAATACATCTGGAAACGGTTCTATCCAGAAAATTAAAATTTGGGCTGGAGGTGCAAACGTAAATGTGTATTTAGAAGGAAACAAAAAAATGCTGATGGAATTGGTCGATATGTATATCAATACGGATGGAAATACACAAACCGGATTTTTGCATTCGAACTGGCCGGATGGTTCTGGAGCAGAGTTTTTATTTGAAGGCCCGATGGTAACAGGTGGCTGGGGAGATTTCTATAAACATACCGATCCGAATGGAGGATGGGGCTGGGGTCAAATTGTTGGTTCCGGAGCTAATTTAAAAGCGTCGGCTATTGTAAGTCTTAATGATACAACAAATGCTATAGAATTTAGTATTCCGAAATCGCAATTAGGAACTTTAGGAAGCTCAATTGGTATTGCAATTACCGAAATGACTTCGGGTTGGGCTGGTGTTGCCAATTTCCCTGAAGGTCCTAAATTTTCGACATTACAACTTTAG
- a CDS encoding SusC/RagA family TonB-linked outer membrane protein, protein MKKSNKLLHSNYHELKFNLKTIITVLILIVSVFKVNAATSTGSNKLEIVNKSSEADIIIKGVVLDELGQPMIGVTIVPKGSSRGTTTDFDGTFTIVVPSATEALLFSYVGYDSKEVAIANQTNLKVSMVPVSKSLNEVVIVGYGTQKKKNVLGAMSSVKGESLTLSSAPSVLTALQGKVAGLQITQNSAQPGGGFNIQIRGAGSINASNDPLIVVDGFPITNLEQPGSGNRYDGGTQGVLNSFNPNDIESIDVLKDASASAIYGARAANGVIMITTKKGKDGEVRVDYSGSYSYQKYNDGYDVLDLKQWMQLRNDASRENWEFINKVYPYSPKTLDEANAAPVNGIPYKRLYSDEQIRNAGAGTDWLSLVTRDGIVQQNNLSLRGGTQSTKYFLSGNLFDQQGIVKNSGIKRSTVHFSIDQKLVDFVTVGMNMTKSRVNNQNSQLGGKFDPVTGQELSQFENSGIIRSAIQQSPDVLAIDAMGNYPINPDNALEPNPYSMLTISDEGVVDRSLMNFYAEAKPFRGFTARVQAGFDQGNSSRSTYLPRTTLYGALENGKASINTEKKNDDLLDVILTYNTKIRDVNNFTFMVGYSQQTFRTERSTLGNSNFITDAFLWNNMNAGAGTKVVGSTNSEFGYRSYFSRLNYSYKDKYMLTSTIRRDGASMYAKNNKYALFPSISAGWDVSQEKFMTSISDYISQFKLRFGYGAVGNSGGNAFAAYYAQPAYLNPDESIWTGVFPTRLENPDLKWETTTEKNLGLDFEILNRRVSGSVEVYERVISDLLMLKPINSYNEINEVWANVGSTRSRGVEVTVSTVNIDHPDFKWRSTFTYSQFKTNWKKRAPDWKPRVYEGYNDPVRANYYQISDGVMQIGEVVPAQPDLYPGQIKIKDVNGFVRDNAGNPVTDANGVFLRTGAADGKIDDADTVLLGSQDPDFVAGLSNTIIWKNFQLNFMFNGMFGREIIDRTDFAYGVTAVGVAQNGRNATTNIYNRWTPDNPTNTRPGSNFGYTQYGSGDFFLQEASFVRLQSVSLTYNFPKKWFGKFMQGAAIRLDGQNLFTITKYDGIDPETDGYAAAYPNVKTYTVGVDLKF, encoded by the coding sequence ATGAAAAAAAGTAACAAGTTACTACACAGTAACTATCACGAATTAAAATTTAATTTAAAGACTATAATTACTGTTTTAATTTTGATAGTATCTGTTTTTAAAGTAAACGCGGCCACCTCCACGGGCAGCAATAAATTAGAAATTGTAAACAAAAGTTCAGAAGCTGATATTATCATCAAAGGAGTTGTTTTAGACGAATTAGGTCAGCCCATGATTGGCGTTACAATTGTACCAAAAGGTTCATCACGAGGTACAACTACAGATTTTGACGGAACTTTTACGATTGTCGTTCCTTCTGCTACAGAAGCTTTATTGTTTTCGTATGTTGGATATGACTCAAAAGAAGTTGCGATTGCAAACCAGACTAATCTTAAAGTTTCAATGGTTCCGGTATCAAAAAGCCTGAATGAGGTAGTTATTGTAGGTTACGGAACTCAGAAAAAGAAAAATGTACTGGGTGCGATGTCTTCCGTAAAAGGAGAATCTTTGACTTTATCGTCTGCACCATCTGTTTTAACAGCACTTCAGGGTAAAGTTGCAGGTTTACAAATTACGCAAAATAGTGCTCAGCCGGGCGGTGGATTTAATATCCAGATTCGTGGTGCGGGTTCGATTAATGCAAGTAATGATCCTTTAATTGTGGTTGACGGATTTCCTATTACCAATTTAGAACAGCCGGGTTCAGGAAATCGTTATGATGGAGGAACGCAAGGTGTTTTAAATTCTTTTAATCCAAATGACATTGAATCTATTGATGTTTTAAAAGATGCGAGTGCTTCTGCCATTTATGGTGCAAGAGCTGCAAATGGTGTCATCATGATTACGACTAAAAAAGGAAAAGACGGCGAAGTTCGGGTTGATTATTCAGGTTCTTATTCGTATCAAAAATACAATGACGGTTATGATGTGCTGGATTTGAAACAATGGATGCAATTACGAAATGATGCTTCTAGAGAAAACTGGGAGTTTATCAATAAAGTATATCCATATTCTCCAAAAACTTTAGACGAGGCAAATGCTGCTCCGGTTAACGGGATTCCGTACAAAAGATTATATTCTGATGAACAAATAAGAAACGCAGGCGCAGGAACTGATTGGTTATCATTGGTTACGAGAGACGGAATAGTGCAGCAAAATAACTTGTCATTACGAGGCGGAACGCAATCTACTAAATACTTTTTATCCGGAAATTTATTTGACCAACAGGGAATTGTGAAAAATTCTGGGATAAAAAGAAGTACGGTTCATTTTAGTATCGACCAAAAATTAGTTGATTTTGTAACCGTTGGTATGAACATGACAAAAAGTAGAGTCAACAATCAAAACTCACAATTAGGTGGAAAATTTGATCCTGTAACAGGTCAGGAATTATCTCAATTTGAAAATTCGGGAATTATCAGATCTGCAATACAGCAAAGTCCTGATGTTTTGGCAATTGATGCGATGGGCAATTATCCAATAAATCCTGATAATGCCTTAGAACCTAATCCATATTCGATGCTTACTATTTCTGATGAAGGCGTTGTAGACAGATCGCTTATGAATTTTTATGCTGAAGCAAAACCGTTTAGAGGTTTTACAGCAAGAGTTCAGGCAGGTTTTGATCAGGGAAATTCAAGCAGAAGCACTTATTTGCCAAGAACAACTTTATACGGAGCATTAGAAAATGGTAAGGCATCTATCAATACGGAAAAAAAGAATGATGATTTGCTGGATGTGATTTTAACTTATAATACAAAAATCAGAGATGTTAATAACTTCACTTTTATGGTGGGATATTCACAACAAACATTTAGAACTGAAAGATCAACATTAGGAAACAGTAATTTTATTACCGATGCTTTTTTATGGAATAATATGAATGCGGGAGCGGGAACAAAAGTGGTTGGTTCTACAAACAGTGAATTTGGGTATCGCTCGTATTTTTCAAGATTAAACTATTCTTATAAAGATAAATACATGCTAACGTCTACGATACGTCGAGATGGAGCAAGTATGTATGCAAAAAACAATAAATACGCCTTATTTCCATCTATTTCTGCGGGATGGGATGTATCTCAGGAAAAATTTATGACTTCTATTTCTGATTATATTTCTCAATTTAAATTAAGATTTGGATACGGTGCGGTAGGTAATTCAGGCGGAAATGCTTTTGCGGCTTATTATGCGCAGCCGGCTTATTTAAATCCTGATGAATCAATTTGGACAGGAGTTTTCCCGACGAGATTAGAAAATCCGGATTTGAAATGGGAAACTACAACTGAGAAAAATTTAGGTCTTGATTTTGAAATATTAAACAGAAGAGTTTCAGGATCAGTTGAAGTTTACGAGAGAGTAATTTCAGATCTGTTAATGCTTAAACCAATTAATAGTTATAATGAAATAAATGAGGTTTGGGCAAACGTGGGAAGTACACGAAGCCGGGGTGTGGAAGTTACGGTAAGCACAGTAAATATTGATCATCCGGATTTTAAATGGAGATCTACTTTTACATATTCTCAATTTAAAACCAATTGGAAGAAAAGAGCTCCAGACTGGAAACCAAGAGTTTATGAAGGTTACAACGATCCTGTTCGTGCCAATTACTACCAAATTTCTGATGGAGTTATGCAAATTGGAGAAGTGGTTCCTGCACAGCCGGATTTATATCCGGGGCAAATAAAAATTAAAGATGTTAATGGTTTTGTGAGAGATAATGCAGGAAATCCGGTTACGGATGCAAATGGTGTATTTTTAAGAACAGGCGCTGCCGATGGTAAAATTGATGACGCAGATACTGTTTTACTTGGATCACAGGATCCTGATTTTGTTGCCGGTTTAAGCAATACGATTATCTGGAAAAACTTTCAATTGAACTTTATGTTTAACGGAATGTTTGGTAGGGAAATCATCGACAGAACTGATTTTGCTTATGGCGTTACTGCCGTTGGTGTAGCACAAAACGGAAGAAATGCCACGACAAATATCTATAACAGATGGACGCCGGATAACCCAACAAATACACGTCCGGGTTCAAACTTTGGCTACACACAATACGGATCCGGTGATTTCTTTTTGCAGGAAGCTTCGTTTGTTCGTTTGCAAAGTGTATCGCTAACGTATAATTTTCCAAAAAAATGGTTTGGTAAATTCATGCAGGGTGCCGCCATTAGATTAGACGGACAAAACCTTTTTACCATTACAAAATATGATGGTATCGATCCTGAAACAGATGGTTATGCAGCAGCGTATCCAAATGTAAAAACATACACAGTAGGAGTTGATCTAAAGTTTTAA